The Pseudofrankia sp. DC12 region CGGCCCGGCGAGCAGCGCCGCGCAGATGTGGAACCGCCGCTTACGCCAGACCTCGTTCATCCGGATCGGCTCGGTCCAGCCGTTGCCGACCAGGACCATCGACACCGCGCTGAACGGGCTGACCCGGGTAGGCAGCGGCCGGGCCGTCAGCCGCCCGGACCGGCGGGCCGACGGGTCGCCGAGCAGCTTCGCGGCGTAGATCTGGGCGGTGTCGTGTGCGTAGACCCCGATGAGCAGGGCGACGACGATCCCGAGCAGGGCCGAAGGCTCGGCCAGGTGAAACAGCACGACGACTCGTCCGTCTTCTGTAGGGCAGCGGACCGGTCCCGACCCGCCAGTCCGTCTCCGTCACCCGTCTAACGCCCCGGGTCGCGTTGATTCTCCCACCCGCGGGTCGCGCAGCGCCCAGGAGGGCGCCTGCCCGCCCCAGCCCGGCCAGATCGGCGTCGCCGGCGCGGCGCGGGGCTCTCGCGGTGAAGGGCCGAGTCAGCCGACCAGCGGAGGCCGCGCGTGGCGGCTCATCAGCTCCCGGGCGAGCCGCCGGTAGCCGGCGGCGCCGACCGAGGTGGGCGCGTAGGTCGTGATGGGCTCGCCGGCGACCGTGGTCTCCGGGAAGCGGACCGTCCGGTTGATCACGGTGTGGAAGACCTCTTCGGGGAACCGCTCGACCACCCGGGCCAGCACCTCACGGGCGTGCAGGGTGCGGGCGTCGTACATGGTCGCGAGGATGCCGGCGAGGTCGAGGCGGGAGTTGAGCCGCTCGCGGACCTTGTCGATCGTCTGCAGGAGCAGGGCCACCCCGCGCAGCGCGAAGTACTCGCACTCCAGCGGGATGATCACCGCATGAGCGGCCGTCAGCGCGTTCACGGTGAGCAGGCCCAGCGACGGCTGGCAGTCGACGAGGATGACGTCGTACTCGTCGTGGACGGGTGTCAGCGCGCGGGCCAGGCTGTGCTCGCGGCCGACCTCGCTGACCAGCAGCACCTCACCGGCCGACAGGTCGATGTTGCTCGGCAGCAGGTCGAGGCCCTCGACCTGCGTCTCGATGATCACATCGTTGACGTGGGTGTCCCCGCCGCCGAGCAGCAGGTCGTGCACCGTCAGCTCGAACTGGTTCGGGTTGATGCCGAGGCCGACTGACAGCGCGCCCTGCGGGTCGAAATCGACCAGCAGCACCCGGCGGCCGTACTCGGCGAGCGCGGCGCCCAGGTTGATCGTGCTGGTCGTCTTTCCGACGCCGCCCTTCTGGTTGCACATGGCGAGAATCCAGGCGGGACCGTGCGACGGGAGCTGCTCGGGCACCGGGAACAACGGCATCGGCCGCCCGGTCGGCCCGACCTGGCCGACGTTCTCGTCGTCCTGCGCCATCTCCAGCCGGCCCTCAGCGGGGATCCGCGGCTTGTCGATGTTGACCTCGCCGAAGGGCACCCGAGAGGTGCCGCCCACCGAGGGCGCGTCGGAGAAACCAGCCACGACTGAACCTGCCATTCGTCTTTCCGGGTGGCACGGCCTGCGTTGGCACAGGCCGTGGGGGCAGCAGCAGACCCGGGGCGCGTCTGGAGCGTACCGACAAGATGGGCCGTAAGCGGCGATGGGTGGGGCCGACACGCCAAGGCGGGAAATCGAGGCCGGGCCCCCGTCCAGGGTCAGGAACAGGGCCGCGATTGGCTCAAAGCGTTCTTCCTGGTTACCCGTTGGCCGGGGCTGCGGAGCGACCGCCAAAATTGGGGCCGGGTGCGGTGGGTCACCAGGCGAGCGCGGTGGGGGGCTCAGGTGCGATCATGCGTGTCCAACGCGCCTGACGGGTGACCGTCGCCGTCGCACTGACCACGCGCCGGCCACCGCACGGCCGCGCCGGCCGAGGCCGAGAGGATCGCTCGTGAGCAGTCCGGTCATTCCACGGGTGGAGCGCGTGCTGACCCGCGGGGACTTCAGCCTGGACGGGCAGACCGTCAAGGTCGACAACAACGTGTGGCTGCTCGGCGACGACACCGAGGTGCTGGTCATCGACGCGGCGCACGACCCGGCGGTGATCGTCGCCGCGGTCGACGGCCGGCGGGTCAACGGGATCGTCGCGACGCACG contains the following coding sequences:
- a CDS encoding AAA family ATPase, producing MAQDDENVGQVGPTGRPMPLFPVPEQLPSHGPAWILAMCNQKGGVGKTTSTINLGAALAEYGRRVLLVDFDPQGALSVGLGINPNQFELTVHDLLLGGGDTHVNDVIIETQVEGLDLLPSNIDLSAGEVLLVSEVGREHSLARALTPVHDEYDVILVDCQPSLGLLTVNALTAAHAVIIPLECEYFALRGVALLLQTIDKVRERLNSRLDLAGILATMYDARTLHAREVLARVVERFPEEVFHTVINRTVRFPETTVAGEPITTYAPTSVGAAGYRRLARELMSRHARPPLVG